A DNA window from Halomonas zincidurans B6 contains the following coding sequences:
- the rmuC gene encoding DNA recombination protein RmuC, whose amino-acid sequence MTLEPIPMALLAALMAFFAGWSLAAWRGARRLAPLKEAKAELEKQLAERTSQLDDAQAAQDAQREALSQAQLAQARLEAELTGVRAHQANLREGFDERLRERDAERQRLDSQRRDAQLALEARQEKVAELREALKSATTRLEAKQQHFREQFELLKESRDSLKKEFENLANEILERKGKAFSELSSERIGGLLQPIQSEMKGFREKVESIHQQESEQRVQLRTELQQLQHLNRAITDQADKLTTALQGQKKIQGNWGELMLENVLDGAGLRLGIDYKREVSFTTEDGRKRPDAIVYLPQGKHLVIDAKTSLAAYTRYVNCDDDAERRQALGEHCQAVRERISELADRHYHDLPGLNSPEVVIMFVPVESAYVEALKHDEGLYQRAIENNVLVATPTTLLTSLNIVRQLWRFEDQSKHTAELANRAEKFYAKLATFLDSMEDVGRKLDGARGSYDRAMNQLVSGKGNLIKQTAEFKELGVAVKKELPAELVDRARLELDSGAADDARDAAPQAHRQATP is encoded by the coding sequence ATGACCCTGGAACCGATACCGATGGCGCTGCTGGCGGCGCTGATGGCCTTCTTCGCCGGCTGGAGCCTGGCCGCCTGGCGTGGCGCGCGTCGCCTTGCGCCGCTTAAGGAGGCCAAGGCCGAGCTCGAGAAACAACTGGCCGAGCGGACGAGCCAGCTGGACGACGCGCAAGCGGCGCAGGACGCTCAGCGCGAGGCGCTGTCCCAGGCGCAGCTCGCCCAGGCCCGGCTGGAAGCCGAGCTGACCGGGGTCCGGGCGCATCAGGCCAATCTGCGCGAAGGCTTCGACGAGCGCCTGCGCGAGCGCGACGCCGAGCGTCAGCGCCTGGACAGCCAGCGCCGCGACGCCCAGCTCGCGCTCGAGGCCCGTCAGGAGAAGGTCGCCGAGCTGCGCGAGGCGCTCAAGTCGGCGACCACCCGGCTAGAGGCCAAGCAGCAGCACTTTCGCGAGCAGTTCGAGTTGCTCAAGGAAAGCCGCGACAGCCTCAAGAAGGAGTTCGAGAATCTCGCCAACGAGATTCTCGAGCGCAAGGGCAAGGCCTTCTCGGAGCTTTCCTCGGAGCGCATAGGCGGCCTGCTGCAGCCGATCCAATCCGAGATGAAGGGCTTTCGCGAGAAGGTCGAGTCGATCCATCAGCAGGAGAGCGAGCAGCGCGTGCAACTGCGCACCGAGCTGCAGCAGCTGCAGCATCTCAACCGCGCGATCACCGATCAGGCCGACAAGCTGACCACCGCGCTGCAGGGCCAGAAGAAGATCCAGGGCAACTGGGGCGAGCTGATGCTCGAGAACGTGCTCGACGGCGCCGGGCTGCGGCTGGGCATCGACTACAAGCGCGAGGTCAGCTTCACCACCGAGGACGGCCGCAAGCGCCCCGACGCGATCGTCTACCTGCCGCAGGGCAAGCATCTGGTGATCGACGCCAAGACCTCGCTGGCCGCCTATACGCGTTACGTCAACTGCGACGACGACGCCGAGCGCCGCCAGGCGCTCGGCGAGCATTGCCAGGCGGTGCGCGAGCGCATCAGCGAACTCGCCGATCGCCACTACCACGACCTGCCGGGACTCAATTCGCCAGAGGTGGTGATCATGTTCGTGCCGGTGGAGTCGGCCTACGTCGAGGCGCTCAAGCACGACGAGGGGCTCTACCAGCGCGCCATCGAGAACAACGTGCTGGTCGCCACGCCGACCACGCTGCTGACCAGCCTCAATATCGTCCGCCAGCTGTGGCGCTTCGAGGACCAGAGCAAGCACACCGCCGAACTCGCCAATCGCGCCGAGAAGTTCTACGCCAAGCTGGCGACCTTCCTTGACAGCATGGAGGACGTCGGCAGAAAGCTCGACGGCGCGCGGGGCAGCTACGATCGGGCGATGAACCAGCTGGTCAGCGGCAAGGGCAACTTGATCAAGCAGACCGCCGAGTTCAAGGAACTGGGCGTAGCGGTCAAGAAGGAGCTGCCCGCCGAGCTGGTCGATCGCGCTCGCCTGGAGCTCGACAGCGGCGCAGCGGACGACGCTCGGGACGCGGCGCCGCAGGCGCATCGGCAAGCGACGCCATAG
- a CDS encoding Crp/Fnr family transcriptional regulator produces the protein MAETSKQSPFRPYLSQRLATRFPFASFSYTKSKGDLMYQHESCISTKLGQFISLGEHDQQLLRELEKNPYRAIVNQTLWSIGDRVDQLYTIKSGWAYTCRDNLDGNRQVVDILLPGDVLGLRELTFATHLSHARMLTEGVICPFPHHRIVDIIESSTPLTIALMASLSRQESMLSERMLMSVHRSARSRIAHFFVETFTRLNRVHTIELGCFYLPISQKVLGEILGLTSVHISRSLSALERDHVLIKHRDHVEILDREKLYEEADFDGRYLSDDMNGLRERLKQHQHC, from the coding sequence TTGGCGGAAACTTCCAAGCAATCGCCTTTCCGACCCTATCTCAGCCAGCGGTTGGCCACTCGCTTCCCGTTTGCTTCATTCAGCTATACGAAGTCAAAAGGCGATTTAATGTACCAGCATGAAAGTTGCATATCCACCAAACTCGGCCAATTTATATCGTTGGGTGAGCATGATCAGCAATTGCTTCGGGAACTCGAAAAAAACCCCTATCGCGCCATTGTCAATCAGACGTTGTGGTCGATTGGCGACCGGGTGGATCAGCTCTACACTATCAAGAGCGGCTGGGCCTATACCTGCCGCGACAATCTCGATGGCAACCGGCAGGTCGTCGACATACTGCTTCCCGGCGATGTCCTCGGCCTGCGCGAACTCACCTTCGCGACTCATCTCTCGCATGCGCGGATGCTCACCGAGGGCGTCATCTGCCCTTTTCCGCATCACAGGATCGTCGACATCATCGAGAGTTCGACTCCATTGACGATAGCCCTCATGGCGTCGCTGTCCCGACAGGAGTCGATGCTGAGCGAACGCATGCTGATGTCGGTTCACCGCAGCGCGCGTTCACGCATCGCGCACTTCTTCGTCGAGACCTTCACCCGTCTCAACCGTGTACACACCATCGAATTGGGTTGTTTTTACCTGCCCATTTCACAAAAAGTGCTGGGCGAAATACTGGGTCTTACCTCGGTGCATATCAGCCGCTCGCTGAGCGCCTTGGAAAGGGACCACGTATTGATCAAGCATCGCGATCATGTCGAGATCCTGGATCGCGAAAAGCTGTACGAAGAAGCGGATTTCGACGGGCGTTACCTCAGCGATGACATGAACGGGCTGCGCGAACGTCTCAAGCAGCATCAGCATTGCTGA
- a CDS encoding SHOCT domain-containing protein encodes MPGACGANDEIFAALERLGDLKAGGILSEEAFTAKKAELLSRL; translated from the coding sequence ATGCCGGGCGCCTGCGGCGCCAATGACGAGATATTCGCGGCTCTGGAGCGTCTCGGCGATCTCAAGGCCGGGGGCATCCTCAGCGAAGAGGCGTTCACCGCCAAGAAGGCCGAGCTGCTGTCGCGCTTGTGA
- the glgA gene encoding glycogen synthase GlgA encodes MGRSVFHGVSKQLDSALGKEDASCGLPGLATQVTRAKRADTSSTRRGHSHGESYRLLFVTPEIADLVKVGGLGDVSSALPRALRASYEAHDVRVLMPGYREVIHSGHVIEPVCTLPGHADIPACELGRITCADGLTIYVLRCPELYEREGTPYGDELGIGWPDNDIRFARLGLAAADIASNRLGLGWRPQLLHLNDWPSALAAGYLRWRGDATPSIFTIHNLAYQGVYEASRCRALGIPEAAMNLEELEYYGQLSFMKAGIAYSAHVTTVSATYAREITTPAFGCGLESLLERRAEQGRLWGIPNGIDDSWDPRTDAHLAQAFAMNDWRGKRANAEHVRRLFGLGVSSGPLFAVVSRLVHQKGLDLTIGAAESVVRAGGQIVFIGRGEMPVEKALRHLAARFPGAIGVNIGFDEGEARCMYAGSDFLLMPSRFEPCGLSQMYAQRFGSLPIAHRTGGLADTIEDGVTGFLFDEMTLESYIHAIQRAITVFRATDLFYAMRRAAMAGRYHWRQSVEPYSRLYRTTVEGEAACEARYRAMS; translated from the coding sequence ATGGGTAGAAGCGTATTTCACGGCGTTTCAAAGCAGCTCGATTCAGCGTTGGGTAAAGAAGATGCTTCTTGTGGCCTGCCGGGGTTGGCCACACAAGTTACGCGCGCGAAAAGAGCTGACACGTCATCAACCCGACGTGGCCATAGCCACGGAGAAAGTTACCGACTGCTTTTCGTAACGCCGGAAATTGCCGACCTGGTCAAGGTCGGAGGGCTCGGCGATGTCTCGTCGGCGCTGCCGCGGGCGCTGAGAGCGAGCTACGAGGCGCACGACGTGCGGGTGCTGATGCCTGGCTATCGCGAAGTGATCCACTCGGGCCATGTCATCGAGCCGGTGTGCACGCTGCCTGGCCATGCCGACATCCCCGCCTGCGAGCTTGGCCGGATCACGTGCGCCGATGGGCTGACAATCTACGTGCTGCGCTGCCCCGAACTCTACGAGCGCGAAGGCACCCCCTACGGCGATGAGCTGGGCATCGGCTGGCCGGACAACGACATCCGCTTCGCGCGTCTGGGGCTCGCCGCGGCGGATATCGCCTCGAACAGGCTGGGGCTCGGCTGGCGGCCGCAGCTGTTGCACCTCAACGACTGGCCGAGCGCGCTGGCGGCCGGCTACCTGCGCTGGCGGGGCGATGCCACCCCAAGCATCTTCACCATCCACAACCTGGCCTACCAGGGCGTCTATGAGGCCTCGCGCTGCCGTGCACTGGGTATTCCCGAGGCGGCCATGAACCTCGAGGAGCTCGAATACTATGGCCAGTTGTCGTTCATGAAGGCGGGAATCGCCTATTCCGCCCACGTCACCACCGTGAGCGCGACCTATGCCCGCGAGATCACCACGCCGGCGTTCGGTTGCGGGCTCGAGTCGCTGCTGGAGCGCAGGGCGGAACAGGGGCGGCTATGGGGGATCCCCAACGGCATCGACGATTCCTGGGACCCGCGTACCGATGCGCACCTCGCCCAGGCGTTCGCCATGAACGACTGGCGCGGCAAGCGGGCCAATGCCGAGCACGTGCGCCGCCTGTTCGGGCTCGGCGTGAGTAGCGGGCCGCTGTTCGCGGTAGTGTCGCGGCTGGTGCACCAGAAGGGCCTGGACCTGACCATCGGCGCGGCGGAATCCGTCGTGCGCGCCGGGGGCCAGATCGTGTTCATCGGGCGTGGCGAGATGCCGGTGGAAAAGGCGCTGCGCCATCTGGCGGCCCGTTTCCCGGGCGCCATCGGCGTCAATATCGGCTTCGACGAAGGCGAGGCGCGCTGCATGTATGCCGGCAGCGACTTCCTGCTGATGCCGTCGCGTTTCGAACCGTGCGGGCTGAGCCAGATGTATGCCCAGCGTTTCGGCTCGTTGCCGATCGCTCACCGCACCGGGGGGTTGGCCGATACCATCGAGGACGGCGTCACCGGTTTCCTGTTTGACGAGATGACGCTGGAAAGCTATATCCATGCCATCCAGCGGGCCATCACCGTGTTCCGCGCCACCGACCTGTTCTACGCCATGCGCCGGGCGGCGATGGCCGGACGTTACCACTGGCGCCAGTCGGTCGAGCCCTACAGTCGTCTTTACCGGACGACCGTGGAGGGCGAGGCGGCATGCGAGGCGCGCTATCGCGCAATGAGCTGA
- a CDS encoding alpha amylase C-terminal domain-containing protein yields the protein MTRHFTLGSPLSPAGAMPHSRVGERRIAPQGQVADAALANGSATPRDWRERLASHRWQDGVWMRQRRREDPLLYPLSIYRLDPRAWRHDSLGKPLGWEPLATQLVPYAADLGFTHVEVKHVAQADAGAAFAGFVNDCHVGGLGVIVEWPLACLQAGLSEAEALELACDWLAFLHVDGLRLKPVVPDSDAAALSRLMDGLAARSPDTLLFVDDHDAEAAPTTARALALNTHWSRATQAYLSQPHEARGQHHHRLVEGLACAFESHFVLPLIDEQSDDGEATWLERMAGDTWQRFANLRAGLGFMWAHPGKKLVGMGTEFAHGQAWRPAGELDWSLLDDPCHGGMLRLVADLNRLYGNEPALHHFDCQPEGFAWVVGDDSVNSVIAFLRYGPEGTAPLLAIANFTPRVLRGYRLGVPALGSWYEVLNSDSTFYGGSNVGNAHGVRAQLLPSHGHPASLELTLPPLATLLLRQGDWPA from the coding sequence ATGACTCGCCATTTTACCCTCGGATCGCCGCTGTCGCCCGCTGGAGCGATGCCGCACAGCAGGGTGGGTGAACGGCGGATCGCACCGCAGGGGCAAGTCGCCGACGCGGCGCTGGCCAACGGCTCGGCCACGCCGCGTGACTGGCGCGAGCGCCTGGCGTCGCATCGCTGGCAGGATGGCGTGTGGATGCGCCAGCGTCGTCGCGAGGACCCCTTGCTCTATCCGCTGTCGATCTATCGGCTCGATCCGCGGGCCTGGCGGCACGATTCGCTGGGCAAGCCGCTGGGCTGGGAGCCCCTGGCCACCCAGCTGGTGCCCTATGCCGCCGATCTCGGCTTCACTCACGTCGAGGTCAAGCACGTCGCACAGGCCGATGCCGGCGCGGCCTTCGCGGGCTTCGTCAATGACTGCCACGTCGGCGGGCTCGGCGTGATCGTCGAATGGCCGCTGGCTTGCTTGCAGGCCGGGCTGTCCGAGGCGGAGGCGCTCGAACTGGCCTGCGACTGGCTCGCGTTCCTGCATGTCGATGGGCTGCGCCTCAAGCCGGTAGTGCCGGACAGCGACGCAGCGGCGCTGAGCCGCTTGATGGACGGCCTTGCGGCGCGCTCCCCGGATACGCTGCTGTTCGTCGACGACCACGATGCCGAGGCGGCGCCCACCACGGCCCGCGCACTGGCCCTCAACACGCACTGGTCGCGTGCCACCCAGGCCTACCTGAGCCAGCCGCACGAGGCGCGTGGCCAGCATCATCATCGGTTGGTCGAAGGGTTGGCCTGCGCCTTCGAGTCGCACTTCGTGCTGCCGCTGATCGACGAGCAGTCCGACGACGGCGAAGCGACCTGGCTGGAACGCATGGCCGGCGACACCTGGCAACGCTTCGCCAACCTGCGCGCCGGGCTCGGCTTCATGTGGGCGCATCCCGGCAAGAAGCTGGTCGGCATGGGGACCGAATTCGCCCACGGCCAGGCCTGGCGCCCCGCCGGTGAACTCGACTGGTCGCTGCTCGACGATCCTTGCCATGGCGGGATGCTGCGGCTGGTCGCCGATCTCAACCGACTCTACGGCAACGAACCGGCGCTGCATCACTTCGACTGTCAGCCGGAAGGGTTTGCCTGGGTGGTCGGCGACGACAGCGTCAACAGCGTGATCGCCTTTCTGCGCTACGGCCCCGAAGGCACGGCTCCGCTGCTGGCGATTGCCAACTTCACGCCGCGTGTGCTGAGGGGTTATCGCCTGGGCGTTCCGGCATTGGGCAGCTGGTACGAAGTGCTCAATAGCGACAGCACCTTCTACGGCGGCTCGAACGTCGGCAACGCGCATGGCGTCAGGGCGCAACTTTTGCCCAGCCATGGCCATCCGGCCTCGCTGGAGCTGACCTTGCCGCCGCTGGCCACGCTGCTGCTCAGACAGGGGGACTGGCCGGCATGA
- the treZ gene encoding malto-oligosyltrehalose trehalohydrolase, producing MTDELSQAAFTPTYGAHLVDTQRTRFVLWAPSARMVYVEVEGQPGQPMQATAEGHHEAEIGCGHGARYRYRVFAADDDEGTLVPDPASRAQEGDIDGPSLVIDPRRYQWRHPKWRGRPWHETVLYELHVGALGGFDGVGEKLAYLAELGVTAIELMPVAEFPGGRNWGYDGVLPYAVEAAYGSPEAMKALIDEAHGHGLMVFLDVVYNHFGPDGNYLATYAEAFFRDDLQTPWGPSIDFREPPVRRYFIDNALMWLQEYRLDGLRFDAVHAISERDFLVEMAREIRRRVDPRRHVHLVLENEGNTASLLDADHYTAQWSDDWHNVMHVLLTGEYEGYYADFVEDATAKLARCLSEGFIYQGERSRHGHPRGEPSAHLPTSAFVIFLQNHDQTGNRALGERLSVLADPDALAAANVLLLLSPMVPLLFMGEEWGSTRPFLFFTEHRDELAEAVREGRRAEFADFSAFQDEAMRRRIPDPNALETFEDSIPDYQVRDTPPHDAWLDRTRTLLDLRHRELVPRLPGARAEGAEALGDKAVVARWRLNDGSRLTMAINLGERDVPANEIACGRCLFESRADVASAAAEGRLLHHGAAAWLDTQDMGEVSA from the coding sequence ATGACGGACGAGCTATCACAGGCCGCATTCACGCCGACCTACGGCGCCCACCTGGTCGATACGCAACGCACCCGTTTCGTGCTCTGGGCGCCCAGCGCCCGAATGGTGTATGTCGAGGTGGAGGGCCAGCCCGGCCAGCCGATGCAGGCAACCGCGGAGGGCCATCACGAAGCCGAGATCGGCTGCGGCCACGGAGCGCGCTACCGCTATCGCGTGTTCGCGGCGGACGACGACGAGGGCACTTTGGTGCCAGACCCCGCCTCACGGGCCCAGGAGGGTGACATCGACGGCCCAAGCCTGGTGATCGACCCCCGGCGCTATCAATGGCGCCACCCCAAGTGGCGAGGGCGTCCGTGGCACGAGACGGTGCTCTACGAGCTGCACGTCGGCGCGCTGGGCGGTTTCGACGGCGTGGGCGAGAAACTCGCCTATCTGGCCGAACTGGGCGTCACGGCCATCGAACTCATGCCCGTCGCGGAATTTCCCGGCGGGCGCAACTGGGGGTACGACGGCGTGCTGCCTTACGCCGTGGAAGCCGCCTACGGCAGTCCCGAGGCCATGAAGGCATTGATCGACGAGGCCCACGGCCACGGGCTGATGGTCTTTCTCGACGTGGTCTACAACCACTTCGGCCCCGATGGCAACTACCTGGCGACATACGCCGAGGCCTTCTTTCGCGACGACCTGCAGACCCCTTGGGGGCCGTCGATCGACTTCCGTGAGCCGCCGGTGCGCCGCTACTTCATCGACAACGCCTTGATGTGGCTGCAGGAGTATCGTCTGGACGGGCTGCGCTTCGATGCCGTGCATGCGATCAGCGAACGCGATTTTCTGGTCGAGATGGCCCGCGAAATTCGCCGTCGCGTCGATCCGCGGCGCCACGTCCACCTGGTGCTCGAGAACGAGGGCAACACCGCCAGCCTGCTCGATGCCGATCACTACACCGCCCAGTGGAGCGACGACTGGCACAACGTCATGCACGTGCTGCTCACCGGCGAGTACGAAGGCTACTACGCGGATTTCGTCGAGGACGCCACGGCCAAGCTGGCGCGTTGCCTGAGCGAAGGCTTCATCTATCAGGGCGAGCGCTCGCGGCACGGCCACCCGCGCGGCGAGCCCAGCGCGCACCTGCCGACCAGCGCCTTCGTGATCTTCCTGCAGAACCACGACCAGACCGGCAACCGCGCGCTCGGCGAACGCTTGAGCGTGCTGGCCGATCCCGACGCGCTGGCCGCCGCCAACGTGCTGCTGCTGCTGTCGCCGATGGTGCCGCTGCTGTTCATGGGCGAGGAGTGGGGCTCGACGCGGCCCTTTCTGTTCTTCACCGAACACCGCGACGAGCTGGCCGAGGCCGTGCGCGAGGGGCGACGCGCCGAGTTCGCCGACTTCAGCGCCTTTCAGGACGAGGCCATGCGCCGCCGGATTCCCGATCCCAACGCGCTTGAGACCTTCGAGGATTCGATCCCCGACTATCAAGTGCGCGATACGCCGCCGCACGACGCCTGGCTGGACCGGACCCGAACCCTGCTCGACCTGCGTCATCGCGAGCTCGTGCCACGCCTGCCGGGCGCCCGGGCAGAGGGCGCCGAGGCACTGGGCGACAAGGCCGTGGTGGCGCGCTGGCGCCTGAACGACGGCAGCCGGCTGACGATGGCCATCAATCTCGGCGAACGCGACGTCCCGGCGAACGAGATCGCCTGTGGGCGCTGCCTGTTCGAGTCGCGTGCCGACGTGGCCAGTGCCGCGGCGGAGGGGCGCCTTTTGCACCATGGCGCCGCTGCCTGGCTGGATACTCAAGACATGGGCGAGGTCAGCGCATGA
- the malQ gene encoding 4-alpha-glucanotransferase has protein sequence MSDDRLRELADAAGILVEWENSDSEPRELSTATQRTLLGVLGFPADDDAAIEASLARLSQWRNPVEPAQWPPLITADCDVPVMLPGPLPRGTPFMLSLEGGEERRGEIDSDGRLPAIGEMGYHRLQIAGAELSVAVAPKQCFGPADAGGQTEPRLWGLAVQLYALRRPGDGGIGDTLALERFARRAAEQGAATLTISPTHAMFSADPERYSPYSPSSRLLGNALYGAPERLLGNDAVAKATAACGLDGELRRREADDELDWPAAGRAKLTWLRRLYDDLMACDDDEAVEARRQLAAFRKAGGETLEDHCRFEALQAVRGAGYWRDWPAPLKDPDSAEVARFAEQHADEVGFHAFLQWQVMEGLQHAQAAARDAGMSVGLIADLAVGADDAGSQSWSRQGEMLQGVSIGAPPDTFNVHGQDWGLAGFSPHGLVRSGFRTFIDMLRAGFRHAGGLRIDHVLGLMRLWLVPHGATPAEGGYVSYPLDDLLRLVALESWRHRGIVVGEDLGTVAPGFGDKLAARGILGMRVLWFEQDDDANFLPARQWSNSAMATTSTHDLPSVAGWWAGRDIDWRSRLGLLGEDQDADDERRARGAARARLAGTLELLGHATPRPETLEASDLPASQLLDACARHIGRTPSPLAILPMEDVLGLEEQANLPGTLDEHPNWRRRWMAEVDTLLTPDEVRHRLGELQRGRDLSRQVANAPLEPKS, from the coding sequence ATGAGCGACGATCGACTCAGGGAACTGGCCGACGCGGCTGGAATACTCGTCGAGTGGGAAAACAGCGACAGCGAGCCCCGCGAGCTGTCGACCGCTACCCAGCGAACCCTGCTCGGCGTGCTGGGCTTTCCCGCCGACGACGATGCGGCGATCGAAGCCAGCCTGGCGCGCCTGTCGCAATGGCGAAACCCGGTCGAGCCTGCGCAGTGGCCACCGCTGATCACCGCCGATTGCGACGTGCCGGTGATGCTGCCCGGCCCGCTGCCACGCGGTACGCCTTTCATGTTGTCCCTGGAAGGTGGCGAAGAGCGGCGTGGCGAGATCGACTCGGACGGCCGGCTGCCGGCCATCGGCGAGATGGGCTATCACCGCCTGCAGATCGCCGGTGCCGAACTGAGCGTCGCCGTCGCGCCGAAACAGTGCTTCGGCCCGGCGGACGCCGGCGGCCAGACGGAGCCCCGGCTGTGGGGCCTGGCCGTGCAGCTCTATGCGCTGCGCCGCCCGGGCGATGGCGGCATCGGCGATACCCTGGCACTGGAACGCTTCGCCCGGCGGGCCGCCGAGCAGGGCGCCGCCACGCTAACGATCAGTCCGACCCATGCCATGTTCAGTGCCGACCCTGAACGCTACAGCCCTTATTCACCCTCCAGCCGCCTGCTCGGCAACGCGCTGTACGGCGCGCCGGAGCGGCTGCTGGGCAATGACGCCGTCGCCAAGGCCACGGCGGCCTGCGGGCTGGACGGCGAACTGCGCCGACGCGAGGCCGACGACGAGCTCGACTGGCCGGCCGCGGGGCGTGCCAAGCTGACCTGGCTGCGTCGGCTCTATGACGACCTCATGGCGTGCGACGACGATGAAGCGGTCGAGGCGCGCCGGCAACTGGCCGCGTTCCGCAAGGCCGGCGGCGAGACGCTCGAGGATCACTGCCGCTTCGAGGCGCTGCAGGCCGTGCGCGGCGCCGGCTACTGGCGGGATTGGCCGGCGCCGCTTAAGGACCCGGACAGTGCCGAGGTGGCGCGCTTCGCCGAGCAGCACGCCGACGAAGTGGGCTTTCATGCCTTCCTGCAATGGCAGGTGATGGAAGGTCTGCAGCACGCCCAGGCCGCGGCGCGCGACGCGGGCATGTCGGTCGGCCTGATCGCCGACCTGGCGGTGGGCGCCGACGATGCCGGCAGCCAGTCATGGAGCCGTCAGGGTGAAATGCTCCAGGGCGTGTCGATCGGCGCGCCGCCCGATACCTTCAACGTGCATGGCCAGGACTGGGGGTTGGCCGGCTTCTCGCCCCACGGGCTGGTGCGTTCCGGCTTTCGCACCTTCATCGACATGCTGCGCGCCGGCTTTCGGCATGCCGGTGGCCTGCGCATCGACCATGTCCTCGGTCTGATGCGGCTGTGGCTGGTGCCGCATGGCGCGACGCCCGCCGAGGGCGGCTACGTGAGCTACCCGCTGGACGACCTGCTGCGGCTGGTGGCGCTGGAGTCCTGGCGGCACCGCGGCATCGTCGTCGGCGAGGACCTGGGCACCGTGGCGCCGGGGTTTGGCGACAAGCTCGCCGCGCGCGGCATTCTCGGCATGCGGGTGCTGTGGTTCGAGCAGGACGACGACGCTAACTTCCTGCCTGCCCGGCAGTGGTCGAATTCGGCGATGGCCACCACCTCCACCCACGACCTGCCCAGCGTGGCCGGCTGGTGGGCCGGTCGCGACATCGATTGGCGCAGTCGGCTCGGCTTGCTGGGCGAGGACCAGGACGCCGATGACGAACGACGGGCACGCGGCGCGGCGCGTGCCCGTCTGGCCGGCACGCTGGAGCTGCTCGGCCATGCGACACCGCGCCCCGAGACGCTTGAGGCCTCGGACCTGCCGGCCTCGCAGCTGCTGGATGCCTGTGCCCGGCACATCGGGCGTACTCCTTCGCCGCTGGCAATCCTGCCGATGGAGGACGTGCTGGGGCTCGAGGAGCAGGCCAACCTGCCCGGCACGCTGGACGAACATCCCAACTGGCGACGGCGCTGGATGGCCGAGGTTGATACGTTACTGACGCCTGACGAGGTACGCCATCGCCTCGGCGAATTGCAGCGTGGCCGAGATCTTTCTCGACAGGTCGCAAACGCGCCTCTGGAGCCCAAGTCATGA